The Cellulomonas oligotrophica sequence CGCCGCCGACCACGACGACGTCGGCGGTGGTGTCCCCGTCCAGCGGGGGGCGGGGCGTCGCGGCGCCAGGGTCCTCGGCGACGACCTGGTCCCACCACAGGGACAGCCCGCGCAGGTGCGTCGCGTCGTCGACCCGGGCCGCGGCGCTCACAGCCGGGACCACGCCTCGCCGAGCACGCCGCGCAGGATCTGCTCGATCTCGTCGAACTGCGCGGGGCCGCAGGTCAGGGGCGGTGCGAGCTGGATCACCGGGTCCCCGCGGTCGTCGGCCCGGCAGTACAGCCCCGCCTCGTACAGCGCGGGGGTGAGGAACCCGCGCAGCAGCCGCTCGGACTCGTCGTCGTCGAACGTCTCGCGGGTGGCCTTGTCCTTGACGAGCTCGATCCCGTAGAAGAAGCCCTCGCCGCGCACGTCGCCGACGATCGGCAGGTCCAGCAGCCGTTCCAGGGTCCGGCGCAGGACGGGCGCCTGCTCGTGCACGTGGTCCACGACGTGCTCGGCCTCGAACAGGTCGAGGTTGGCCATGGCGACGGCCGCCGAGACGGGGTGCCCGCCGAAGGTGTACCCGTGCGCGAAGCTCGTCGAGCCGGTCGCGAAAGGCTCGAACAGCCGGTCGGAGGCGAGGCAGGCGCCGATGGGGGAGTAGCCCGACGTCATGCCCTTGGCGCACGTGATCATGTCGGGCTGGTAGCCGAGGTCCTCGCACGCGAAGATCGACCCGATCCGCCCGAACGCGCAGATCACCTCGTCGGAGACGAGCAGCACGTCGTGCTCGTCGCAGATCTCCCGCACCCGCTCGAAGTACCCCGGCGGGGGCGGGAAGCACCCGCCGGCGTTCTGCACCGGCTCGAGGAACACCGCGGCGACGGTCTCGGGCCCCTCGAACTCGATGGCCTCCGCGATCCGGTCCGCGGCCCACCGGCCGAACGCCTTCGGGTCGTCGCGCAGGTGCTCCGGGGCGCGGTACTGGTTGGTGTTGGGCACCTTGTGCCCGCCGGGCACCAGCGGCTCGAACGCCTGCTTCAGCTCGGGCAGGCCCGTGATGGACAGCGCGCCCTGGGTGGTGCCGTGGTAGGCGATGGCCCGGGAGATCACCTTGTGCTTGCCGGGCCGGCCCTTGAGCTTCCAGTACTGCTTGGCCAGCTTCCACGCGGTCTCGACGGCCTCGCCGCCGCCGGTGGTGAAGAACACCCGGTTGAGGTCGCCCGGGGCGTGCGCGGCAAGCCGCTCCGCGAGGTCGATCGCGTGGGGGTGGGCGTACGACCACAGGGGGAAGAACGCGAGCTCCTTGGCCTGGTCGGCCGCTGCCTGCGCGAGCTCGGTGCGCCCGTGCCCGAGCTGGACGACGAACAGCCCCGACAGCCCGTCGATGAGCCGGTGCCCGCGGGAGTCCCACACGTGGTGGCCCTCGCCGCGCACCATGATCGGCACGTCGTGCTCCCACGCGCTCTGCCGCGTGAAGTGCCCCCACAGGTGGTCGCGGGCGGCGGTGGCGCGGTCGGTGCCGCGGGGCGTGGTGCTCATCTGGTCCCCCAGTTGTAGAGCTGCTTGTGCAGGCGCAGGTAGACGAACGTCTCGGACTCGCGCACCCCGGGCAGGGTGCGCACGGACTCGTTGAGGACCCGCAGCAGGTGCTCGTCGTCCTCGCAGACCACCTCGACGAGGACGTCGAAGGACCCCGCGGTCACGACCACGTAGTCGACCTCGGGCACCGCGGCGAGCGACTCCGCCAGCGCGGTCAGGTCGCCGTCGGCGCGCACCCCGATCATCGCCTGCCGGCGGAAGCCCACCTGCATGGGGTCGGTCACGGCGACGACCTGGATGACGCCGGCGTCCTGCAGGCGCTGCACGCGCTGGCGCACCGCCGCCTCGGACAGCCCGACGGCCTTGCCGATCGTCGCGTACGGGCGGCGGCCGTCCTCCTGGAGCTGCTCGATGATCGCCTTGGCGACGTCGTCGAGCACCACCGGGGCGGCGGGTCGGGTGGTCATGACGCCCGATCGTGCTGCCTGCCGGCGGCTCCGCGCAAGGGATTCCGTGCCAGATCGTCATGTGAACTTCTGATTTCGCGCCCCGAAACACTCTCGACATCCGGATACCGACGTCGCAAGACTCCACCGTGGCGGGCGTGCCACGCCCCGCCGGGCCGACCCGCCCCGCCGGGCCGACCTCCCGGACCACCCGCAGGAGCCGGCGTGACCACGACCCTCGAGCTGACCAACCTCGTCGACGGCGAGCCCCGCCCCGCCCGCGACGGCGCCACCACCCCCGTCGTCGACCCGAGCACGGGCCAGGAGTACGCCCGCGCCCCGCGCAGCGGCGCCGCCGACGTCGCGGACGCCTACGCCGCGGCCGACCGCGCCGCCGTCGGCTGGGGCCGCACCACCCCGGCCGAGCGCCAGCTGGCCCTGCTTGCGCTCGCGGACCTCGTCGAGGAGCACGCCGACGAGCTCGTCGCGGCGGAGTCGCGCAACACCGGCAAGCCCCTGCACCTGACGGCCGCCGACGAGGTGCCGCCGTGCGTCGACCAGCTGCGCTTCTTCGCCGGGGCCGCGCGCGTGCTCACCGGCCTGTCCGCGGGGGAGTACACGCCCGGCCACACGTCGTGGGTGCGCCGCGAGCCCGTCGGCGTCGTCGGGCAGGTCACGCCCTGGAACTACCCCCTGATGATGGCCGTGTGGAAGATCGCGCCCGCGCTCGCGGCAGGCAACACGATCGTCCTCAAGCCGTCGGACACGACGCCCGTGACGACGCTGCGCCTGGCCGAGCTGGCCGCGCAGGTGCTCCCGAAGGGCGTGCTCAACGTGGTGTGCGGCGACCGGGACACCGGCCGTGCCGTCGTCTCCCACCCGCGCCCGGACATGGTCGCGATCACCGGGTCGGTCCGCGCCGGCGCCGAGGTCGCCCGCGCCGCCGCCGACGGGCTCAAGCGCGTGCACCTCGAGCTCGGGGGCAAGGCGCCGGTGCTGGTCTTCGACGACGCCGACCTGGCCGTGGCGGCCGCGGGGATCGCGGACGCCGGCTACTACAACGCGGGGCAGGACTGCACCGCGGCCACCCGCGTGCTGGTGCACGAGAAGGTGCACGACGACTTCGTCGCGGCGCTCGCGCAGGCGGCCCGCGAGCGCCGCACCGGGGTGCCGACGGACTCCGACGTGGCGTTCGGCCCGGTCAACAACGCCGCGCAGCTCGACCGGGTCACCGGGTTCCTCGACCGGCTGCCCGCGCACGCCCGCGTCGTGGCGGGCGGCGAGCGGCCCGACGGGCCGGGCTGGTTCCTCGAGGCGACGGTCGTCGACGGGCTGCTCCAGGGCGACGAGGCCGTCCAGGAGGAGATCTTCGGCCCCGTGGTGACGGTGCAGACGTTCGCCGACGAGGACGAGGCGCTGCGCCTGGCCAACGACGTGCGGTACGGGCTGTCGTCGTCGGTGTGGACCGCCGACCACGGCCGGGCGATGCGCGCGTCGCGGGCGCTGGACTTCGGCGTGGTGTGGATCAACACCCACATCCCGTTCGTGGCGGAGATGCCGCACGGCGGCTTCAAGCACTCGGGGCACGGCAAGGACCTGTCCATGTACGGCTTCGAGGAGTACACGCGGATCAAGCACGTGATGTCGGCGTTCGAGGGCTGAGGCCACCGTCTGCGCGGCCGAATGTTCCAGGGATGCAAACTTTTCGTTGCCGCGAGCGCAGATCACCACGAATTCCTTGTGTCGGGCGCGGTCGCTACGACACGATCCGGTCAGCCCGGCGCCCCGTGCCGGCTCGTCGAGAGGAGACGACGTGAGCGACCGCCGCCCGCCCGTGACCGACCCCGTGGTGCGCGACCTCGTGCGCCTGGCCCGGGCGTCCGTCTCCCGCCGACGGCTCCTGGCCGGTGCCGCCGGGGCGGTGGGCACGGGTGCCCTGCTCGCGGCCTGCGGCACCGGGGGCGCCCCGACGTCGGCCGGGGGAGCCAGCGCGTCCGCGGGCGGGGCCGTGCGGTGGGCGAACTGGACCCAGTACCTCGACCAGGACGAGAGCGGGACGAGCTTCCCGACGCTCGAGGCGTTCACGGAGCAGTCGGGCGTCGAGGTCGCCTACGCCGAGGACATCGAGGACAACGACACGTTCTACGGCAAGGTGTCGGGGCAGCTGGCCAACGGCCAGGACATCGGGTACGACGTGGTGACGCTGACGGACTGGATGGCGGCGCGCTGGATCCGCCAGGACTACGCCGCGCTGCTGGACCGGGAGAGCA is a genomic window containing:
- a CDS encoding aspartate aminotransferase family protein; this encodes MSTTPRGTDRATAARDHLWGHFTRQSAWEHDVPIMVRGEGHHVWDSRGHRLIDGLSGLFVVQLGHGRTELAQAAADQAKELAFFPLWSYAHPHAIDLAERLAAHAPGDLNRVFFTTGGGEAVETAWKLAKQYWKLKGRPGKHKVISRAIAYHGTTQGALSITGLPELKQAFEPLVPGGHKVPNTNQYRAPEHLRDDPKAFGRWAADRIAEAIEFEGPETVAAVFLEPVQNAGGCFPPPPGYFERVREICDEHDVLLVSDEVICAFGRIGSIFACEDLGYQPDMITCAKGMTSGYSPIGACLASDRLFEPFATGSTSFAHGYTFGGHPVSAAVAMANLDLFEAEHVVDHVHEQAPVLRRTLERLLDLPIVGDVRGEGFFYGIELVKDKATRETFDDDESERLLRGFLTPALYEAGLYCRADDRGDPVIQLAPPLTCGPAQFDEIEQILRGVLGEAWSRL
- a CDS encoding Lrp/AsnC family transcriptional regulator; protein product: MTTRPAAPVVLDDVAKAIIEQLQEDGRRPYATIGKAVGLSEAAVRQRVQRLQDAGVIQVVAVTDPMQVGFRRQAMIGVRADGDLTALAESLAAVPEVDYVVVTAGSFDVLVEVVCEDDEHLLRVLNESVRTLPGVRESETFVYLRLHKQLYNWGTR
- a CDS encoding gamma-aminobutyraldehyde dehydrogenase, with the translated sequence MTTTLELTNLVDGEPRPARDGATTPVVDPSTGQEYARAPRSGAADVADAYAAADRAAVGWGRTTPAERQLALLALADLVEEHADELVAAESRNTGKPLHLTAADEVPPCVDQLRFFAGAARVLTGLSAGEYTPGHTSWVRREPVGVVGQVTPWNYPLMMAVWKIAPALAAGNTIVLKPSDTTPVTTLRLAELAAQVLPKGVLNVVCGDRDTGRAVVSHPRPDMVAITGSVRAGAEVARAAADGLKRVHLELGGKAPVLVFDDADLAVAAAGIADAGYYNAGQDCTAATRVLVHEKVHDDFVAALAQAARERRTGVPTDSDVAFGPVNNAAQLDRVTGFLDRLPAHARVVAGGERPDGPGWFLEATVVDGLLQGDEAVQEEIFGPVVTVQTFADEDEALRLANDVRYGLSSSVWTADHGRAMRASRALDFGVVWINTHIPFVAEMPHGGFKHSGHGKDLSMYGFEEYTRIKHVMSAFEG